Proteins encoded within one genomic window of Arachis ipaensis cultivar K30076 chromosome B08, Araip1.1, whole genome shotgun sequence:
- the LOC110265229 gene encoding uncharacterized protein LOC110265229: protein MGVYLFVGIHMFPYILSKTRVFHYEDDGGGRIKQKIIQKIGKNWKNTRNNLFHKFYDSRRTFEQNANHKPSGIDANHWKWFLEYRLKDSTKEKCKKNTANRSKQRYTYTGGSKTLAKKRHEEEQRQGRPIGRGEIWTMLHKKQDGTYINEDARVVGVSHVV from the exons ATGGGTGTATATTTATTCGTTGGAATCCACATGTTCCCATACATACTGTCCAAAACT CGAGTCTTTCACTATGAGGACGATGGAGGAGGAAGAATAAAGCAGAAAATCATACAAAAGATAGGAAAAAATTGGAAGAACACAAGAAATAATTTGTTCCATAAGTTTTATGATAGTAGAAGGACTTTTGAGCAAAATGCCAACCATAAACCATCAGGAATAGATGCAAATCACTGGAAGTGGTTTCTTGAATATCGGTTGAAGGATTCGACAAAG GAGAAGTGCAAAAAAAATACCGCAAACCGTTCAAAGCAACGTTACACATATACTGGAGGTTCTAAAACATTGGCCAAAAAAAGACACGAAGAA GAGCAACGACAGGGAAGACCTATTGGTAGAGGAGAAATATGGACCATGTTACATAAAAAACAGGATGGCACGTATATAAATGAAGATGCGCGTGTTGTTGGTGTAAGTCATGTTGTTTAA